In one window of Eretmochelys imbricata isolate rEreImb1 chromosome 21, rEreImb1.hap1, whole genome shotgun sequence DNA:
- the BTG2 gene encoding protein BTG2 encodes MSQRWSGVSSSSRADMVPEIAAAVGFVSSLLRTRGCVSEHQLQVFSGALQEALTEHYKHHWFPEKPFKGSGYRCIRINHKMDPIISKAACQIGLNLQQLYQLLPSELTLWVDPYEVSYRIGEDGSICVLYEAAAATPVSSYGMLTCKNQMMLGRTSPSKNYMMTVSS; translated from the exons ATGAGCCAGCGCTGGAGCggggtcagcagcagcagccgggcgGACATGGTGCCCGAGATCGCCGCCGCCGTGGGCTTCGTGTCCAGCCTGCTCCGGACCCGGGGCTGCGTCAGCGAGCATCAGCTGCAGGTCTTCAGTGGGGCCCTGCAGGAGGCGCTCACAG AGCATTACAAACATCACTGGTTTCCTGAGAAACCCTTCAAAGGCTCTGGGTATCGCTGCATCCGAATCAATCATAAAATGGACCCCATTATCAGCAAAGCAGCTTGCCAGATCGGACTCAACCTCCAGCAGCTGTATCAGCTCCTGCCCAGTGAGCTCACGCTCTGGGTGGACCCGTACGAGGTGTCTTACCGGATCGGTGAAGATGGCTCCATCTGTGTTTTGTATGAAGCAGCGGCGGCAACACCTGTGAGCTCCTATGGGATGCTCACCTGTAAAAACCAGATGATGTTGGGTCGCACGAGCCCTTCCAAAAACTACATGATGACTGTCTCCAGCTAA